The genomic region TTTTTCACGTTACTCTCGTGTTCCTTCGCGTTACTCTCGTATATTTTCGCGGTACTTTTGTGTATTTTAGTCGTATTTTTGCCTAAAAAAGTCGTTTTTGTGCTTCTTGGGGTAGTCCTCGATATTTGAAATAAGCAAACACGCTTACAATCACGAGGAACGCTACCGTCGCATACACCCACGAAGGTATCGGAACAGGGTCGCCCGTAGCGTATGAGTGTAACCCCACTAAATAGTAATTCACTCCGTAAGAGGTCATTACAATCACTGAGAAAGCCCACAGTACAGCCGTATGATAGAGGTAAGCATTCCTAAAGAAAGGCACTAACCTCAGGTGCGCTACCGTTGCATACACGAGGATAGAGATGAGCGCCCACGTTTCTTTGGGGTCCCACGCCCAATAGCGCCCCCAACTTTCATTCGCCCACACGCCTCCTAAGAAGGTGCCCATTACCAATAGAAAAAGCCCAATGGTAATGCTCATTTCTTCCACGACAATCATCTCGCGCATACTTCTCCACCATCGCTCGGTAGGTGCTGAGGGTTTGAAAATCAGCAACAATAGTGATAATAACGCTACTGTGCACGAAAGTGCCAGCGGTGCGTAGCTGCTCACGATGACTGCCACGTGAATTTTGAGCCAATACGAGTGCAGGACGGGTTTCAGCGTTGTGATTTCGGGGTTCAGCCAGTCGAGAAAGCTCACCAAGAGTAAAATGCCCGAGAACAGCAGCCCCAAAGGCAAGGTAAAGGTGGATTTTCGCGCAAACAACAGCCCGAAGAGCAATACGCCCCACGAGACGAAGAGTAACATCTCAAAGCCATCGCTCCACGGCGGGTGTTTGGCGATGTACCAGCGAAGCAAAAGGTCGCACGTGAATACCAACAGGAGTCCCCACGAGAGCCTTTCACCTATTATAAGTACGGTAGTGATCAACCGCCGTTTGAAAAAAAGTGCTGCGATGGCAAAAACGAGTAAAATCGACCCCAAAAGCATATTCAGCCCAAAGAGATAGTTGCTTAGGCGTACTTTTGTGTAGAACAACTCTGCCTTGATAGCCGCCTTTGAGGGGTAAACGCTCGCCCCAGCCTCTCGCTGAAAGGTATCGATGTATCCGAGGGCTTGCTCGGCTTCCGCATAGCTATGCGTACGGTTTCCTTTCAGGAGTCCCTCTAAATAAAAGTTGTGAATATCCTTCACAAAGTCAGCCTCTTCCCCATCGAACTCGGTAAACTCTTTGGTGGAATACCAACGGTGGTTCTCTGCTTTTTTATTGGGAAAAATTCTAAGGAAACTCTTTGTGAAAATAGCGTACAAGATGTTAAAACGCTCATCCACTTTCAGCAATTCTTTTTGAAATTCCGACCGCTCGGAAGGCTTAAGTTGATTCGCTTCTTCCACAGCATTCTTCAAGCGATACACTCCGTTCCCGTCGAGCAACTCGTCAAACGAAAGCTGTGGCGGGAGCTCCCTGCGGTGTAGCTCGTGGGCTATGAGGGCTTGCTTGCTGGGGCTGACTTGGATCAGCGGCTCTCTGCTCAATACCTCTGGACTCAATTGCAATGCAAGGAGGAATTGTTCGGGCGAGAGTCGCTGCCCAGCAACCACAGCGCTTGTTTTCCCAGTGAGTTTTCTAACAATTTCGTAGGATAGTGTGCTCAAAGGCTTCATCCGCCCATCCGAACCTTGTACGATAAGTC from Capnocytophaga haemolytica harbors:
- a CDS encoding cytochrome c biogenesis protein — its product is MPQEQAAQYGRLIVQGSDGRMKPLSTLSYEIVRKLTGKTSAVVAGQRLSPEQFLLALQLSPEVLSREPLIQVSPSKQALIAHELHRRELPPQLSFDELLDGNGVYRLKNAVEEANQLKPSERSEFQKELLKVDERFNILYAIFTKSFLRIFPNKKAENHRWYSTKEFTEFDGEEADFVKDIHNFYLEGLLKGNRTHSYAEAEQALGYIDTFQREAGASVYPSKAAIKAELFYTKVRLSNYLFGLNMLLGSILLVFAIAALFFKRRLITTVLIIGERLSWGLLLVFTCDLLLRWYIAKHPPWSDGFEMLLFVSWGVLLFGLLFARKSTFTLPLGLLFSGILLLVSFLDWLNPEITTLKPVLHSYWLKIHVAVIVSSYAPLALSCTVALLSLLLLIFKPSAPTERWWRSMREMIVVEEMSITIGLFLLVMGTFLGGVWANESWGRYWAWDPKETWALISILVYATVAHLRLVPFFRNAYLYHTAVLWAFSVIVMTSYGVNYYLVGLHSYATGDPVPIPSWVYATVAFLVIVSVFAYFKYRGLPQEAQKRLF